The following coding sequences lie in one Arabidopsis thaliana chromosome 3, partial sequence genomic window:
- a CDS encoding Ubiquitin carboxyl-terminal hydrolase-related protein (Ubiquitin carboxyl-terminal hydrolase-related protein; FUNCTIONS IN: ubiquitin thiolesterase activity, zinc ion binding; INVOLVED IN: ubiquitin-dependent protein catabolic process; LOCATED IN: intracellular; EXPRESSED IN: cultured cell; CONTAINS InterPro DOMAIN/s: Protein of unknown function DUF627 (InterPro:IPR006866), Peptidase C19, ubiquitin carboxyl-terminal hydrolase 2 (InterPro:IPR001394), Zinc finger, C2H2-type (InterPro:IPR007087), Protein of unknown function DUF629 (InterPro:IPR006865); BEST Arabidopsis thaliana protein match is: Ubiquitin carboxyl-terminal hydrolase-related protein (TAIR:AT3G47890.1); Has 30201 Blast hits to 17322 proteins in 780 species: Archae - 12; Bacteria - 1396; Metazoa - 17338; Fungi - 3422; Plants - 5037; Viruses - 0; Other Eukaryotes - 2996 (source: NCBI BLink).) has translation MGQKKKTSASRSKQPPSSTAVTVVEVEPSEISACSFNDGGFSGPDANGEPLDSSVVKLECEKALKSFGRGSYNKAIRLIKDSCSRHQDSALIHRVQGTICVKVAAVYEDLATKQKYLRNAIESARKAVELSPNSIEFGHFYANLLYEAANEGKREYEEVVQECHRALSIEYPIDPARESLQDETQLKILTPEARIAHFQDELRSLIQKSNIYSLSTWMQTLGNGEEKFRLIPLRRMAEDPIESNLIQSRRPNEIKKSTKTNEERRKEIEVRVAAHRLLQQKSESSPSENVEAVNNKGSDSALAAGPRSGERRKHGNARKNGSTADRRDRVRSYWDSLSKEMKKEFLRVKFSDLKSHFSGSKDGQAYEIVSEALSFCEANKTWRFWACCRCSQNFIESEAHMHHIVQAHMGNVLPKMQMVLPQIVDTERIDMLFKSPWKPLDLSATLKLLRSQQKIQNSEFDEFHSGDNMDGGDDCFKDAWNDTTPDGDTCNGWNENESEEEVKLSIAFPPPDGWPISDDPERAKLLEKIRAAFEQLIRHKYLAASHHDKVIQFTLDELQNLPSVSQFLNRGLNKSPLCICFLGASHLSKILKFLQDLSQACGLSRYSEQSNPHDEINFGDLGREVTEEILLDSEDSCLLMDEKLLGTECIQEKYMGSAFNNVTIASSGDIANGNDVSSGADGFLSWIFTGPSSEEQVVSWMRTKEDKTNQGLEIMQHLEKEFYHLQNLCERKCEHLSYEGALQTVEDLCLEEGRKRETSAEFTHESYETVLRKRREELNESDHELLFISSRFELDAITNVLKDAETLNHNQFGYEESYGCTSSQLRDLESGEADEWGIKDSLHEADSFIEIAIQKQKEQLSAELSRIDAQMMRNVTGMQQLELKLGPVSSNDYQIVLLPLVKSYMRAHLEALAEKDATEKSDAAREALLVELALDSKKEARGRNDNSKNTLEKSKDKKKIKDTRKVKDMKATIGSDHRSNADSVEHSPLPVAPVGDHSEADIVSEAVEALKEEEEEYKRQIELEEEERKLEKTLEYQRRIEDEAKEKHMAEQQKKYSSSVPMNVAKTVYNGCTDNEVDYLVLQGQEKSINQEKRNGRLDDLEGASVNTNGVFPSTNHSAISDTAKVQNVKSQKVPNGTAMQAGIFQSDQRTGRRTRRQKASNKLADGKYPVTPPETENSKSQLSGTNGERHSETLRNNGDVGTKTLRQLQAEDDDEERFQADMQRAVLQSLDVYQGGRNMASCLRTPLEVNNDGGLSDDTMESRSSTGVTIFGTGLQNEVGEYNCFLNVIIQSLWNLELFRAEFLRSSTREHHHVGDPCVVCSLYEIFTALSAASSEKQNEPVAPSSLRIALSNLYPDSSFFQEAQMNDASEVLAVIFDCLHRSFAQSSSVSDVDSSDSNCTGSWDCANRTCIAHSLFGMDIFEQLNCYSCGLESRHLKYTSFFHNINASALRTMKVTCAENSFDELLNLVEMNHQLACDPETGGCGKLNHIHHILTTPPHVFTTVLGWQNTCETVEDIAATLAALNTEIDISIMYRGLDPKSTYSLVSVVCYYGQHYHCFAHSREHDQWIMYDDKTVKVIGSWIDVLSMCERGHLQPQVLLYERR, from the exons ATGggccagaagaagaaaacctcCGCGTCTCGCTCCAAACAACCGCCGTCTTCTACGGCTGTGACGGTGGTAGAGGTGGAGCCGTCTGAGATTTCCGCTTGTAGCTTCAACGATGGGGGTTTTTCCGGACCAGACGCTAATGGTGAGCCGTTGGATTCATCTGTCGTCAAGCTAGAATGCGAGAAGGCACTGAAGTCGTTTGGACGGGGGAGCTATAACAAGGCGATTCGTCTGATAAAGGATTCGTGCTCTCGCCACCAAGACTCTGCCCTAATTCACCGTGTTCAGGGAACTATCTGCGTGAAGGTTGCTGCTGTCTACGAGGATCTCGCTACGAAACAGAAGTATCTCCGAAATGCAATCGAATCTGCTAGAAAAGCTGTGGAGCTGTCTCCTAACTCGATTGAGTTTGGGCATTTTTATGCCAACTTGCTTTATGAGGCTGCTAACGAAGGGAAGAGAGAGTACGAGGAGGTTGTGCAAGAGTGCCACCGTGCTCTCTCCATCGAATATCCGATTGATCCTGCTAGAGAGAGTCTTCAGGATGAGACTCAGCTGAAGATATTGACACCTGAGGCTCGTATTGCTCATTTCCAGGATGAGCTCAGGTCACTGATACAGAAGTCTAACATTTATTCATTGTCCACTTGGATGCAGACCTTGGGAAATGGTGAAGAGAAATTTAGGTTGATCCCTCTTAGGAGAATGGCCGAGGATCCTATTGAGAGTAACTTGATTCAGTCCAGGAGGCCTAATGAGATTAAAAAATCTACCAAGACTAATGAAGAGAGGAGGAAGGAGATTGAAGTGAGGGTAGCTGCGCATAGGTTGTTGCAGCAGAAGTCAGAGTCTTCCCCGTCGGAGAATGTAGAAGCTGTTAACAACAAGGGATCAGATTCAGCATTAGCCGCGGGGCCAAGAAGCGGGGAGAGAAGAAAGCATGGGAATGCAAGGAAAAATGGCTCCACAGCGGATAGAAGGGATCGGGTTAGGTCATACTGGGATTCTTTGagcaaagaaatgaagaaagaattCCTAAGAGTTAAGTTTAGTGATCTTAAGAGTCACTTTAGTGGTTCAAAGGATGGGCAAGCATATGAGATTGTTAGCGAGGCACTGTCCTTTTGTGAGGCCAATAAGACTTGGAGGTTCTGGGCTTGCTGCCGGTGTAGTCAAAACTTCATAGAGTCTGAGGCTCATATGCATCATATTGTGCAGGCGCACATGGGTAACGTCTTACCTAAGATGCAAATGGTTTTGCCACAAATTGTCGACACTGAGAGGATTGATATGCTTTTTAAGTCCCCATGGAAACCATTGGATCTCTCTGCTACACTGAAATTGCTTCGAAGTCAgcagaaaatacaaaattctGAGTTTGATGAATTTCACTCTGGAGATAATATGGATGGTGGTGACGATTGCTTCAAGGATGCATGGAATGATACTACACCAGATGGAGATACTTGCAACGGTTGGAATGAGAATGAATCTGAAGAGGAGGTTAAGCTATCGATCGCGTTTCCTCCTCCTGATGGATGGCCTATATCTGATGATCCTGAACGTGCAAAGCTCCTTGAAAAAATCCGTGCAGCCTTTGAGCAACTGATCAGACACAAATATTTAGCTGCCAGCCATCATGATAAGGTGATACAATTTACGCTGGATGAACTCCAGAATCTACCCTCGGTTTCGCAATTCTTAAATCGTGGCTTGAACAAGTCACCCTTATGCATCTGCTTTTTGGGAGCTTCCCATCTCAGCAAAATCCTCAAATTCCTGCAGGACTTATCTCAGGCCTGTGGATTGAGTCGATATTCTGAACAAAGTAACCCCCACGATGAGATTAATTTTGGTGACCTGGGTCGTGAAGTCACAGAGGAGATTCTTCTTGATAGTGAAGATTCATGTCTTCTTATGGATGAAAAATTGCTTGGCACTGAGTGCAtccaagaaaaatatatgggCTCAGCATTTAATAATGTAACTATAGCAAGTTCTGGAGATATTGCTAATGGAAATGATGTGTCTTCTGGTGCGGATGGATTTCTTTCATGGATCTTCACAGGACCCTCTAGCGAGGAACAAGTTGTGTCATGGATGCGCACAAAGGAAGATAAAACTAATCAAGGACTGGAGATCATGCAGCATCTTGAGAAGGAGTTCTATCACTTGCAGAACCTCTGCGAGAGAAAATGCGAGCACTTAAGCTATGAGGGAGCACTGCAGACTGTCGAGGATCTTTGTCTTGAAGAAGGCCGGAAGAGGGAGACTTCAGCAGAATTTACCCATGAAAGCTATGAAACTGTGCTGAGGAAACGAAGAGAAGAGCTAAATGAGAGTGACCATGAGTTGTTGTTTATCAGTAGCAGGTTTGAGTTAGATGCTAtaacaaatgttttgaaaGATGCCGAAACTCTTAACCACAATCAATTTGGATATGAAGAATCATATGGCTGCACTAGTTCTCAGCTTCGTGATCTGGAATCTGGTGAAGCTGATGAATGGGGGATAAAGGATTCCTTACATGAGGCTGACAGTTTCATAGAGATTGCgattcagaaacaaaaagagcaGTTGTCTGCAGAG CTTAGCAGAATCGATGCACAAATGATGCGAAATGTCACTGGGATGCAGCAATTAGAGCTAAAGCTTGGACCAGTTTCCTCCAACGATTATCAGATAGTATTGTTACCTTTGGTGAAGTCCTACATGCGG gCACATTTGGAGGCGTTAGCAGAGAAAGATGCCACTGAGAAGTCTGATGCTGCAAGAGAAGCCTTACTTGTTGAGCTAGCTCTTGATTCTAAGAAGGAGGCTCGAGGAAGAAATGATAATTCAAAAAACACGCTGGAAAAGTCCAAGgacaagaaaaagattaaagacACTAGGAAAGTGAAGGATATGAAG gCAACTATTGGAAGCGACCATCGCTCCAATGCTGATTCAGTTGAACACAG CCCCCTTCCGGTTGCACCTGTCGGCGATCATTCAGAGGCTGACATTGTTTCTGAAGCTGTTGAAGCTttaaaagaagaggaagaggaataTAAACGCCAAATAGAGctagaggaggaggagagaaaacttgaaaaaacCCTAGAGTATCAGAGAAGAATTGAGGATGAAGCTAAGGAGAAGCACATGGcagaacaacaaaagaaatacaGCTCTTCAGTTCCCATGAATGTTGCAAAGACAGTGTATAATGGGTGCACAGATAATGAAGttgattatttagttttacaaGGACAAGAAAAATCCATAAATCAG GAGAAAAGGAATGGACGACTTGATGACCTGGAAGGAGCCAGTGTGAATACAAATGGAGTTTTCCCGTCAACAAATCATTCTGCGATATCTGATACTGCAAAGGTGCAGAATGTAAAATCCCAAAAAG TGCCTAACGGCACAGCTATGCAAGCTGGTATTTTCCAATCTGATCAACGAACTGGGAGGAGAACTAGACGCCAAAAAGCTTCAAACAAGTTAGCTGATGGAAAATATCCGGTCACACCTCCTGAGACCGAAAATAGTAAATCTCAGTTGTCAGGCACCAACGGCGAGAGACATTCTGAAACTCTACGTAACAATGGTG ATGTGGGAACAAAGACATTAAGACAATTACAAGCTGAAGACGATGACGAAGAAAGGTTTCAAGCTGACATGCAAAGGGCAGTGCTTCAAAGCCTTG ACGTGTACCAAGGAGGTAGAAATATGGCGTCATGTTTGAGGACACCGCTGGAAGTAAACAATGATGGGGGTTTATCTGATGACACAATGGAGTCTAGGAGCTCAACAGGAGTTACCATATTTGGCACAGGTCTTCAGAATGAAGTTGGCGAATACAATTGCTTTTTAAATGTTATCATACAG TCTCTATGGAATTTGGAGCTGTTTCGAGCTGAGTTCTTACGGAGTTCAACACGAGAGCACCATCACGTGGGAGATCCTTGTGTTGTCTGCTCTTTGTATGAAATCTTTACCGCTTTGAGCGCTGCTTcaagtgaaaaacaaaatgaaccTGTGGCACCTTCATCTCTCAGGATTGCTTTAAGTAATTTGTATCCAGATAGTAGTTTCTTCCAAGAG GCTCAGATGAACGATGCTTCAGAAGTACTGGCTGTGATCTTTGACTGCCTTCATCGCTCATTTGCTCAAAGTTCAAGCGTGTCTGATGTGGATTCCTCAGACAGCAACTGTACTGGTTCATGGGACTGTGCCAACCGCACATGTATTGCCCATTCTTTGTTTGGAATGGATATTTTTGAGCAACTGAATTGCTACAGCTGTGGGCTGGAGTCCAGGCATTTGAAGTACACTTCCTTTTTCCATAACATCAACGCTAGTGCCCTACGCACCATGAAG GTTACATGCGCTGAAAATTCATTTGATGAACTTCTTAACCTTGTCGAGATGAACCATCAACTAGCCTGTGATCCCGAAACCGGTGGGTGTGGGAAACTCAACCATATCCACCATATTCTCACTACTCCACCACATGTATTTACTACAG TTTTAGGGTGGCAAAACACATGTGAGACTGTAGAAGACATAGCAGCTACTCTTGCAGCCTTGAATACCGAGATAGACATCAGCATCATGTACCGTGGTCTGGACCCTAAGAGCACATATAGCTTAGTTTCTGTG GTTTGTTATTATGGACAGCATTATCATTGTTTTGCACATAGTCGTGAGCACGATCAGTGGATCATGTACGATGACAAAACCGTCAAG GTGATCGGTAGCTGGATCGATGTTCTTTCAATGTGTGAAAGAGGACACTTGCAGCCACAGGTTCTTCTCTACGAGAGacgttaa
- a CDS encoding Ubiquitin carboxyl-terminal hydrolase-related protein (Ubiquitin carboxyl-terminal hydrolase-related protein; FUNCTIONS IN: ubiquitin thiolesterase activity, zinc ion binding; INVOLVED IN: ubiquitin-dependent protein catabolic process; LOCATED IN: intracellular; EXPRESSED IN: cultured cell; CONTAINS InterPro DOMAIN/s: Protein of unknown function DUF627 (InterPro:IPR006866), Peptidase C19, ubiquitin carboxyl-terminal hydrolase 2 (InterPro:IPR001394), Zinc finger, C2H2-type (InterPro:IPR007087), Protein of unknown function DUF629 (InterPro:IPR006865); BEST Arabidopsis thaliana protein match is: Ubiquitin carboxyl-terminal hydrolase-related protein (TAIR:AT3G47890.1); Has 30201 Blast hits to 17322 proteins in 780 species: Archae - 12; Bacteria - 1396; Metazoa - 17338; Fungi - 3422; Plants - 5037; Viruses - 0; Other Eukaryotes - 2996 (source: NCBI BLink).) has protein sequence MGQKKKTSASRSKQPPSSTAVTVVEVEPSEISACSFNDGGFSGPDANGEPLDSSVVKLECEKALKSFGRGSYNKAIRLIKDSCSRHQDSALIHRVQGTICVKVAAVYEDLATKQKYLRNAIESARKAVELSPNSIEFGHFYANLLYEAANEGKREYEEVVQECHRALSIEYPIDPARESLQDETQLKILTPEARIAHFQDELRSLIQKSNIYSLSTWMQTLGNGEEKFRLIPLRRMAEDPIESNLIQSRRPNEIKKSTKTNEERRKEIEVRVAAHRLLQQKSESSPSENVEAVNNKGSDSALAAGPRSGERRKHGNARKNGSTADRRDRVRSYWDSLSKEMKKEFLRVKFSDLKSHFSGSKDGQAYEIVSEALSFCEANKTWRFWACCRCSQNFIESEAHMHHIVQAHMGNVLPKMQMVLPQIVDTERIDMLFKSPWKPLDLSATLKLLRSQQKIQNSEFDEFHSGDNMDGGDDCFKDAWNDTTPDGDTCNGWNENESEEEVKLSIAFPPPDGWPISDDPERAKLLEKIRAAFEQLIRHKYLAASHHDKVIQFTLDELQNLPSVSQFLNRGLNKSPLCICFLGASHLSKILKFLQDLSQACGLSRYSEQSNPHDEINFGDLGREVTEEILLDSEDSCLLMDEKLLGTECIQEKYMGSAFNNVTIASSGDIANGNDVSSGADGFLSWIFTGPSSEEQVVSWMRTKEDKTNQGLEIMQHLEKEFYHLQNLCERKCEHLSYEGALQTVEDLCLEEGRKRETSAEFTHESYETVLRKRREELNESDHELLFISSRFELDAITNVLKDAETLNHNQFGYEESYGCTSSQLRDLESGEADEWGIKDSLHEADSFIEIAIQKQKEQLSAELSRIDAQMMRNVTGMQQLELKLGPVSSNDYQIVLLPLVKSYMRAHLEALAEKDATEKSDAAREALLVELALDSKKEARGRNDNSKNTLEKSKDKKKIKDTRKVKDMKATIGSDHRSNADSVEHSPLPVAPVGDHSEADIVSEAVEALKEEEEEYKRQIELEEEERKLEKTLEYQRRIEDEAKEKHMAEQQKKYSSSVPMNVAKTVYNGCTDNEVDYLVLQGQEKSINQEKRNGRLDDLEGASVNTNGVFPSTNHSAISDTAKVQNVKSQKVVPNGTAMQAGIFQSDQRTGRRTRRQKASNKLADGKYPVTPPETENSKSQLSGTNGERHSETLRNNGDVGTKTLRQLQAEDDDEERFQADMQRAVLQSLDVYQGGRNMASCLRTPLEVNNDGGLSDDTMESRSSTGVTIFGTGLQNEVGEYNCFLNVIIQSLWNLELFRAEFLRSSTREHHHVGDPCVVCSLYEIFTALSAASSEKQNEPVAPSSLRIALSNLYPDSSFFQEAQMNDASEVLAVIFDCLHRSFAQSSSVSDVDSSDSNCTGSWDCANRTCIAHSLFGMDIFEQLNCYSCGLESRHLKYTSFFHNINASALRTMKVTCAENSFDELLNLVEMNHQLACDPETGGCGKLNHIHHILTTPPHVFTTVLGWQNTCETVEDIAATLAALNTEIDISIMYRGLDPKSTYSLVSVVCYYGQHYHCFAHSREHDQWIMYDDKTVKVIGSWIDVLSMCERGHLQPQVLLYERR, from the exons ATGggccagaagaagaaaacctcCGCGTCTCGCTCCAAACAACCGCCGTCTTCTACGGCTGTGACGGTGGTAGAGGTGGAGCCGTCTGAGATTTCCGCTTGTAGCTTCAACGATGGGGGTTTTTCCGGACCAGACGCTAATGGTGAGCCGTTGGATTCATCTGTCGTCAAGCTAGAATGCGAGAAGGCACTGAAGTCGTTTGGACGGGGGAGCTATAACAAGGCGATTCGTCTGATAAAGGATTCGTGCTCTCGCCACCAAGACTCTGCCCTAATTCACCGTGTTCAGGGAACTATCTGCGTGAAGGTTGCTGCTGTCTACGAGGATCTCGCTACGAAACAGAAGTATCTCCGAAATGCAATCGAATCTGCTAGAAAAGCTGTGGAGCTGTCTCCTAACTCGATTGAGTTTGGGCATTTTTATGCCAACTTGCTTTATGAGGCTGCTAACGAAGGGAAGAGAGAGTACGAGGAGGTTGTGCAAGAGTGCCACCGTGCTCTCTCCATCGAATATCCGATTGATCCTGCTAGAGAGAGTCTTCAGGATGAGACTCAGCTGAAGATATTGACACCTGAGGCTCGTATTGCTCATTTCCAGGATGAGCTCAGGTCACTGATACAGAAGTCTAACATTTATTCATTGTCCACTTGGATGCAGACCTTGGGAAATGGTGAAGAGAAATTTAGGTTGATCCCTCTTAGGAGAATGGCCGAGGATCCTATTGAGAGTAACTTGATTCAGTCCAGGAGGCCTAATGAGATTAAAAAATCTACCAAGACTAATGAAGAGAGGAGGAAGGAGATTGAAGTGAGGGTAGCTGCGCATAGGTTGTTGCAGCAGAAGTCAGAGTCTTCCCCGTCGGAGAATGTAGAAGCTGTTAACAACAAGGGATCAGATTCAGCATTAGCCGCGGGGCCAAGAAGCGGGGAGAGAAGAAAGCATGGGAATGCAAGGAAAAATGGCTCCACAGCGGATAGAAGGGATCGGGTTAGGTCATACTGGGATTCTTTGagcaaagaaatgaagaaagaattCCTAAGAGTTAAGTTTAGTGATCTTAAGAGTCACTTTAGTGGTTCAAAGGATGGGCAAGCATATGAGATTGTTAGCGAGGCACTGTCCTTTTGTGAGGCCAATAAGACTTGGAGGTTCTGGGCTTGCTGCCGGTGTAGTCAAAACTTCATAGAGTCTGAGGCTCATATGCATCATATTGTGCAGGCGCACATGGGTAACGTCTTACCTAAGATGCAAATGGTTTTGCCACAAATTGTCGACACTGAGAGGATTGATATGCTTTTTAAGTCCCCATGGAAACCATTGGATCTCTCTGCTACACTGAAATTGCTTCGAAGTCAgcagaaaatacaaaattctGAGTTTGATGAATTTCACTCTGGAGATAATATGGATGGTGGTGACGATTGCTTCAAGGATGCATGGAATGATACTACACCAGATGGAGATACTTGCAACGGTTGGAATGAGAATGAATCTGAAGAGGAGGTTAAGCTATCGATCGCGTTTCCTCCTCCTGATGGATGGCCTATATCTGATGATCCTGAACGTGCAAAGCTCCTTGAAAAAATCCGTGCAGCCTTTGAGCAACTGATCAGACACAAATATTTAGCTGCCAGCCATCATGATAAGGTGATACAATTTACGCTGGATGAACTCCAGAATCTACCCTCGGTTTCGCAATTCTTAAATCGTGGCTTGAACAAGTCACCCTTATGCATCTGCTTTTTGGGAGCTTCCCATCTCAGCAAAATCCTCAAATTCCTGCAGGACTTATCTCAGGCCTGTGGATTGAGTCGATATTCTGAACAAAGTAACCCCCACGATGAGATTAATTTTGGTGACCTGGGTCGTGAAGTCACAGAGGAGATTCTTCTTGATAGTGAAGATTCATGTCTTCTTATGGATGAAAAATTGCTTGGCACTGAGTGCAtccaagaaaaatatatgggCTCAGCATTTAATAATGTAACTATAGCAAGTTCTGGAGATATTGCTAATGGAAATGATGTGTCTTCTGGTGCGGATGGATTTCTTTCATGGATCTTCACAGGACCCTCTAGCGAGGAACAAGTTGTGTCATGGATGCGCACAAAGGAAGATAAAACTAATCAAGGACTGGAGATCATGCAGCATCTTGAGAAGGAGTTCTATCACTTGCAGAACCTCTGCGAGAGAAAATGCGAGCACTTAAGCTATGAGGGAGCACTGCAGACTGTCGAGGATCTTTGTCTTGAAGAAGGCCGGAAGAGGGAGACTTCAGCAGAATTTACCCATGAAAGCTATGAAACTGTGCTGAGGAAACGAAGAGAAGAGCTAAATGAGAGTGACCATGAGTTGTTGTTTATCAGTAGCAGGTTTGAGTTAGATGCTAtaacaaatgttttgaaaGATGCCGAAACTCTTAACCACAATCAATTTGGATATGAAGAATCATATGGCTGCACTAGTTCTCAGCTTCGTGATCTGGAATCTGGTGAAGCTGATGAATGGGGGATAAAGGATTCCTTACATGAGGCTGACAGTTTCATAGAGATTGCgattcagaaacaaaaagagcaGTTGTCTGCAGAG CTTAGCAGAATCGATGCACAAATGATGCGAAATGTCACTGGGATGCAGCAATTAGAGCTAAAGCTTGGACCAGTTTCCTCCAACGATTATCAGATAGTATTGTTACCTTTGGTGAAGTCCTACATGCGG gCACATTTGGAGGCGTTAGCAGAGAAAGATGCCACTGAGAAGTCTGATGCTGCAAGAGAAGCCTTACTTGTTGAGCTAGCTCTTGATTCTAAGAAGGAGGCTCGAGGAAGAAATGATAATTCAAAAAACACGCTGGAAAAGTCCAAGgacaagaaaaagattaaagacACTAGGAAAGTGAAGGATATGAAG gCAACTATTGGAAGCGACCATCGCTCCAATGCTGATTCAGTTGAACACAG CCCCCTTCCGGTTGCACCTGTCGGCGATCATTCAGAGGCTGACATTGTTTCTGAAGCTGTTGAAGCTttaaaagaagaggaagaggaataTAAACGCCAAATAGAGctagaggaggaggagagaaaacttgaaaaaacCCTAGAGTATCAGAGAAGAATTGAGGATGAAGCTAAGGAGAAGCACATGGcagaacaacaaaagaaatacaGCTCTTCAGTTCCCATGAATGTTGCAAAGACAGTGTATAATGGGTGCACAGATAATGAAGttgattatttagttttacaaGGACAAGAAAAATCCATAAATCAG GAGAAAAGGAATGGACGACTTGATGACCTGGAAGGAGCCAGTGTGAATACAAATGGAGTTTTCCCGTCAACAAATCATTCTGCGATATCTGATACTGCAAAGGTGCAGAATGTAAAATCCCAAAAAG taGTGCCTAACGGCACAGCTATGCAAGCTGGTATTTTCCAATCTGATCAACGAACTGGGAGGAGAACTAGACGCCAAAAAGCTTCAAACAAGTTAGCTGATGGAAAATATCCGGTCACACCTCCTGAGACCGAAAATAGTAAATCTCAGTTGTCAGGCACCAACGGCGAGAGACATTCTGAAACTCTACGTAACAATGGTG ATGTGGGAACAAAGACATTAAGACAATTACAAGCTGAAGACGATGACGAAGAAAGGTTTCAAGCTGACATGCAAAGGGCAGTGCTTCAAAGCCTTG ACGTGTACCAAGGAGGTAGAAATATGGCGTCATGTTTGAGGACACCGCTGGAAGTAAACAATGATGGGGGTTTATCTGATGACACAATGGAGTCTAGGAGCTCAACAGGAGTTACCATATTTGGCACAGGTCTTCAGAATGAAGTTGGCGAATACAATTGCTTTTTAAATGTTATCATACAG TCTCTATGGAATTTGGAGCTGTTTCGAGCTGAGTTCTTACGGAGTTCAACACGAGAGCACCATCACGTGGGAGATCCTTGTGTTGTCTGCTCTTTGTATGAAATCTTTACCGCTTTGAGCGCTGCTTcaagtgaaaaacaaaatgaaccTGTGGCACCTTCATCTCTCAGGATTGCTTTAAGTAATTTGTATCCAGATAGTAGTTTCTTCCAAGAG GCTCAGATGAACGATGCTTCAGAAGTACTGGCTGTGATCTTTGACTGCCTTCATCGCTCATTTGCTCAAAGTTCAAGCGTGTCTGATGTGGATTCCTCAGACAGCAACTGTACTGGTTCATGGGACTGTGCCAACCGCACATGTATTGCCCATTCTTTGTTTGGAATGGATATTTTTGAGCAACTGAATTGCTACAGCTGTGGGCTGGAGTCCAGGCATTTGAAGTACACTTCCTTTTTCCATAACATCAACGCTAGTGCCCTACGCACCATGAAG GTTACATGCGCTGAAAATTCATTTGATGAACTTCTTAACCTTGTCGAGATGAACCATCAACTAGCCTGTGATCCCGAAACCGGTGGGTGTGGGAAACTCAACCATATCCACCATATTCTCACTACTCCACCACATGTATTTACTACAG TTTTAGGGTGGCAAAACACATGTGAGACTGTAGAAGACATAGCAGCTACTCTTGCAGCCTTGAATACCGAGATAGACATCAGCATCATGTACCGTGGTCTGGACCCTAAGAGCACATATAGCTTAGTTTCTGTG GTTTGTTATTATGGACAGCATTATCATTGTTTTGCACATAGTCGTGAGCACGATCAGTGGATCATGTACGATGACAAAACCGTCAAG GTGATCGGTAGCTGGATCGATGTTCTTTCAATGTGTGAAAGAGGACACTTGCAGCCACAGGTTCTTCTCTACGAGAGacgttaa